A single window of Uloborus diversus isolate 005 chromosome 5, Udiv.v.3.1, whole genome shotgun sequence DNA harbors:
- the LOC129222945 gene encoding regulator of nonsense transcripts 1-like, whose protein sequence is MTETYSPTGENEQNQEHKNNDSDSDNSKSETIQRRQDKGFDFLNYFLNRPAQASQNQQQQRAAQPQQYQSQQQPLTQQQQQQLQQLILQQQRLKQLQQQLQQYQQPAQQYQQPAQQYQQQGRTVDINYQDNSIQQQQQLDALNRDGGYGNVGIGGGYQSGYAPKEIGISIGAGKPPNVVGVGNILTLLPRIINVLSAGGKVMFGLELGNNFYFGPVGAKPLGKAIYG, encoded by the exons ATGACGGAGACATATTCACCCACGGGAGAAAAT GAACAAAACCAGGAACATAAGAACAATGACTCCGACAGTGACAACAGCAAATCAGAAACAATTCAACGAAGACAAGATAAGGGTTTCGATTTTTTGAACTATTTCCTCAATCGTCCCGCACAAGCATCTCAGAATCAACAACAACAAAGAGCAGCACAGCCACAGCAGTACCAAAGCCAACAGCAACCTTTGACacagcagcagcaacaacaatTACAGCAACTTATTCTTCAGCAACAGCGATTAAAGCAACTCCAGCAACAACTTCAACAATACCAGCAGCCTGCGCAGCAATACCAGCAACCTGCGCAGCAATACCAGCAACAGGGCAGAACTGTCGATATTAACTATCAAGATAATTCCATTCAGCAACAGCAGCAGTTAGATGCACTAAATCGGGACGGAGGTTATGGTAATGTGGGCATAGGGGGTGGATATCAATCTGGTTACGCTCCTAAAGAAATAGGAATTTCAATAGGAGCTGGAAAACCACCGAATGTTGTTGGAGTCGGAAATATTTTAACTCTTTTACCAAGAATCATAAATGTTCTTAGTGCTGGAGGGAAAGTCATGTTTGGTCTGGAGCTAGGAAACAATTTCTACTTCGGCCCAGTAGGAGCAAAACCTCTTGGTAAAGCAATATATGGATGA